In the genome of Salinispirillum sp. LH 10-3-1, one region contains:
- the rpsS gene encoding 30S ribosomal protein S19 translates to MPRSLKKGPFVDLHLMKKVEAAIEKGEKRPIKTWSRRSTIFPEFIGLTIAVHNGRQHVPVFVTEDMVGHKLGEFALTRTYKGHAADKKAKR, encoded by the coding sequence GTGCCACGTTCTTTAAAGAAAGGTCCATTTGTAGACCTGCATTTAATGAAAAAGGTAGAGGCTGCTATTGAGAAAGGCGAGAAACGTCCAATTAAGACGTGGTCTCGTCGTAGCACCATCTTCCCTGAATTCATTGGGTTGACCATAGCAGTCCATAATGGCCGTCAACATGTTCCTGTATTCGTTACAGAAGACATGGTCGGTCATAAGTTAGGTGAATTCGCGCTGACCCGCACGTACAAAGGTCATGCAGCGGACAAGAAAGCCAAACGGTAG
- the rplB gene encoding 50S ribosomal protein L2 — protein MAIVKAKPSSAGRRHVVQVKTPDLHKGAPFAALVEKKSRTGGRNNQGRITTRHIGGGHKQHYRLVDFKRNKDGIPGVVERLEYDPNRSAHIALVLYKDGERRYILAPRNVAAGSPVLSGEHAPIKPGNAMPLRNIPVGSVVHNVELKPGKGGQIARSAGTSVQLVARDSGYATLRLRSGEMRKVLVDCRATLGEVSNSEHSLRQLGKAGASRWRGVRPTVRGVVMNPVDHPHGGGEGKTSGGRHPVTPWGVPTKGYKTRKNKRTDKYIVRRRTK, from the coding sequence ATGGCTATTGTAAAAGCGAAACCATCATCCGCCGGTCGTCGTCACGTCGTTCAGGTTAAAACACCTGATCTGCATAAAGGCGCCCCTTTTGCCGCGTTGGTGGAAAAGAAATCTCGCACTGGTGGTCGTAACAACCAGGGCCGGATCACAACACGTCACATCGGTGGTGGGCACAAGCAGCACTATCGTTTGGTAGACTTCAAGCGTAACAAAGATGGCATTCCTGGCGTTGTAGAGCGTCTTGAATACGATCCTAACCGTAGCGCGCACATCGCTCTTGTTTTGTACAAGGACGGCGAGCGTCGTTACATCCTGGCTCCGCGTAACGTAGCTGCTGGCAGTCCTGTACTGTCCGGTGAGCACGCACCGATTAAGCCAGGTAATGCTATGCCATTGCGTAACATTCCAGTAGGTAGTGTCGTGCACAACGTTGAGCTGAAGCCTGGTAAAGGTGGTCAGATCGCTCGTTCTGCAGGTACTTCGGTACAGCTGGTCGCACGTGACAGTGGTTATGCCACTCTGCGTCTGCGTTCCGGTGAAATGCGTAAGGTATTGGTTGACTGCCGCGCCACATTGGGCGAAGTCAGCAACTCAGAACACAGCCTGCGGCAGTTGGGTAAAGCGGGTGCATCACGGTGGCGCGGCGTTCGTCCGACCGTTCGTGGTGTAGTCATGAACCCGGTTGACCACCCACACGGTGGTGGTGAAGGTAAAACCTCTGGTGGTCGTCACCCTGTGACACCTTGGGGCGTACCTACTAAAGGTTACAAAACCCGTAAAAACAAGCGTACGGACAAATACATTGTTCGTCGTCGTACTAAGTAA
- the rplW gene encoding 50S ribosomal protein L23 → MSSHQERLLKVLMGPHISEKATIVADGNGQYVFRVAPDATKPEIKQAVEKLFEVKVLNVRTLVQKGKVKRTARGLGKRNNVKKAYVRLAEGQEIDFLSV, encoded by the coding sequence ATGAGTAGTCACCAAGAGCGTCTTCTGAAGGTGTTGATGGGTCCTCATATTTCTGAGAAGGCAACCATCGTCGCTGACGGTAACGGTCAATACGTATTTCGTGTTGCACCCGATGCAACCAAGCCTGAGATCAAGCAGGCGGTTGAAAAACTGTTCGAAGTAAAGGTACTGAACGTACGTACTTTGGTCCAAAAAGGCAAAGTCAAGCGCACTGCGCGTGGTCTCGGCAAGCGTAACAACGTGAAAAAAGCGTATGTGCGTCTGGCTGAAGGTCAGGAAATTGACTTTCTGAGCGTGTAA
- the rplD gene encoding 50S ribosomal protein L4: MNLNVVGSKNSTVEVSDATFGKDFNEALVHQVVTAYMAAGRQGSKAQKTRSQVSGGGAKPWRQKGTGRARAGTTRSPIWRSGGVTFAATPRDYSQKVNRKMYRGAIQSILSELVRQERLVIVDDLNIAEPKTKLFLSKMKELGLNNALFVADEVTENLFLSARNVPHVDVLDVAGVDPVSLVAFDKVVMTVAALKKVEEVLS; the protein is encoded by the coding sequence ATGAATCTTAATGTAGTAGGAAGCAAAAATTCTACTGTTGAAGTATCTGACGCTACCTTCGGCAAAGACTTCAACGAAGCGTTGGTACACCAGGTTGTTACCGCGTATATGGCCGCTGGCCGTCAAGGCAGCAAAGCACAGAAGACGCGTAGCCAGGTTTCTGGTGGCGGTGCTAAGCCATGGCGTCAAAAGGGTACTGGTCGTGCTCGTGCGGGTACTACACGTAGCCCGATTTGGCGTTCAGGTGGCGTAACATTCGCTGCGACGCCACGCGATTACTCACAGAAAGTTAACCGCAAGATGTATCGCGGCGCCATTCAGTCAATTTTGTCTGAACTGGTTCGTCAAGAGCGTCTGGTGATCGTTGATGATCTGAACATCGCTGAGCCGAAAACCAAGCTGTTTTTGAGCAAAATGAAAGAGCTGGGCCTGAATAACGCCCTGTTCGTAGCCGACGAAGTGACGGAAAACCTGTTCCTGTCTGCGCGCAACGTGCCACACGTTGACGTACTGGACGTAGCCGGTGTCGATCCTGTATCGCTGGTAGCCTTCGATAAGGTGGTTATGACCGTAGCAGCTCTGAAGAAAGTTGAGGAGGTGTTGTCATGA
- the rplC gene encoding 50S ribosomal protein L3 yields MSIGVIGRKAGMTRVFTAEGVSVPVTVIEVTPNRVSQVKSVDSDGYTAVQLTFGQKKASRVNKSQAGHYAKAGIEAGELVREFRADDLGELKIGDTVGVSIFEAGQKIDVTGTSKGKGFQGAIKRHNFSMQDATHGNSLSHRAPGSIGQCQTPGRVWKGKKMSGHMGAEQVTVQTLEVVRVDAERNLLLVKGAVPGATSGHVIVKPAVKA; encoded by the coding sequence ATGTCTATTGGTGTTATTGGCCGTAAGGCTGGTATGACCCGTGTCTTCACTGCTGAAGGCGTGTCTGTACCAGTTACGGTAATTGAAGTGACGCCCAATCGGGTTTCACAAGTTAAATCTGTCGATTCAGACGGTTACACTGCGGTTCAGCTGACCTTTGGTCAGAAGAAAGCCTCGCGTGTAAACAAATCACAAGCAGGTCACTACGCGAAAGCGGGTATCGAAGCGGGTGAGCTGGTTCGCGAATTCCGTGCCGACGATCTTGGTGAATTAAAGATCGGCGACACAGTGGGTGTCTCTATTTTCGAGGCAGGTCAAAAGATTGATGTGACCGGTACTTCGAAAGGTAAAGGCTTCCAAGGTGCTATCAAGCGCCACAATTTCAGCATGCAAGATGCCACTCACGGTAACTCCCTGTCTCACCGCGCGCCCGGTTCTATCGGTCAGTGCCAGACTCCAGGTCGTGTATGGAAGGGCAAGAAAATGTCCGGCCACATGGGTGCCGAGCAAGTGACTGTCCAGACTCTGGAAGTTGTGCGTGTTGATGCCGAACGTAATCTGCTGTTGGTTAAAGGTGCCGTGCCCGGAGCAACATCTGGCCACGTCATTGTCAAACCAGCCGTGAAGGCTTGA
- the rpsJ gene encoding 30S ribosomal protein S10: MQNQKIRIRLKAFDHRLIDASTQEIVDTAKRTGAQVRGPIPLPTKRERFTVLVSPHVNKDARDQYELRTHKRMLDIVEPTEKTVDALMKLDLAAGVDVQISLG, from the coding sequence ATGCAGAACCAAAAGATCAGAATTCGCCTGAAGGCGTTTGATCATCGCTTGATCGATGCATCCACGCAGGAGATTGTCGATACGGCCAAGCGTACTGGCGCACAGGTTCGGGGTCCTATCCCGCTGCCTACTAAGCGCGAGCGCTTCACCGTACTGGTTTCTCCTCACGTGAATAAAGATGCACGCGATCAGTATGAGTTGAGAACACACAAACGTATGCTGGATATCGTTGAGCCTACCGAGAAAACGGTAGATGCCTTGATGAAGCTGGATCTGGCAGCGGGCGTTGACGTTCAAATTAGTCTGGGTTAA
- the tuf gene encoding elongation factor Tu → MSKATFERSKPHLNVGTIGHVDHGKTTLTAALTRVCFDVWGTGEQRAFDQIDNAPEERARGITIATSHVEYDSPARHYAHVDCPGHADYVKNMITGAAQMDGAILVCSAADGPMPQTREHILLSRQVGVPYIVVFMNKADMVDDAELLELVEMEIRDLLSQYDFPGDDTPIIIGSALMALEGRDDNEMGTTAVKKLVETLDEYIPEPERAIDQPFLMPVEDVFSIAGRGTVVTGRIERGIVKTGDEVEIVGIRDTTKTIVTGVEMFRKLLDEGRAGENVGALLRGTKRDDVERGQVLAKPGTITPHTKFEAEVYVLSKEEGGRHTPFFKGYRPQFYFRTTDVTGSCELPEGVEMVMPGDNIKMEVTLIAPIAMEDNLRFAIREGGRTVGAGVVAKIIE, encoded by the coding sequence ATGTCAAAGGCAACCTTTGAGCGTAGCAAGCCCCACCTGAACGTGGGCACCATCGGTCACGTTGACCACGGTAAAACCACCCTGACAGCCGCGTTGACGCGCGTTTGTTTTGACGTTTGGGGTACAGGTGAGCAGCGTGCATTCGATCAGATCGACAACGCACCTGAAGAGCGCGCTCGTGGTATCACGATCGCTACTTCACACGTTGAGTATGATTCACCAGCACGTCACTACGCCCACGTAGACTGCCCAGGCCACGCTGACTATGTTAAAAACATGATCACCGGTGCGGCTCAGATGGACGGCGCTATCTTGGTTTGTTCAGCAGCTGACGGCCCAATGCCTCAGACGCGTGAGCACATCCTGTTGTCTCGTCAGGTTGGTGTACCGTACATCGTTGTATTCATGAACAAAGCGGACATGGTAGACGACGCTGAGTTGTTGGAGCTGGTAGAAATGGAAATCCGTGACTTGCTGTCACAGTACGATTTCCCAGGCGACGACACGCCGATCATCATCGGTTCTGCGCTGATGGCGCTGGAAGGCCGTGATGACAACGAAATGGGTACTACAGCGGTTAAGAAGCTGGTAGAGACTCTGGACGAGTACATTCCTGAGCCAGAGCGTGCTATCGACCAGCCGTTCCTGATGCCTGTGGAAGACGTTTTCTCAATCGCGGGTCGCGGTACGGTAGTAACTGGCCGTATCGAGCGCGGTATTGTTAAGACTGGCGACGAAGTGGAAATCGTTGGTATCCGTGATACCACTAAGACCATCGTAACCGGTGTAGAAATGTTCCGTAAGCTGCTCGACGAAGGTCGTGCCGGTGAGAACGTAGGTGCTTTGTTGCGTGGTACTAAGCGTGACGACGTAGAGCGTGGTCAGGTATTGGCTAAGCCAGGTACTATTACTCCGCACACCAAGTTCGAAGCGGAAGTATACGTGTTGAGCAAAGAAGAAGGTGGCCGTCACACGCCATTCTTCAAAGGCTACCGCCCACAGTTCTATTTCCGTACCACTGACGTGACCGGAAGCTGTGAGCTGCCAGAAGGCGTTGAGATGGTTATGCCTGGCGACAACATCAAGATGGAAGTCACTCTGATCGCGCCGATCGCGATGGAAGACAACCTGCGTTTCGCCATTCGTGAAGGTGGCCGTACCGTAGGTGCGGGCGTTGTAGCGAAAATCATCGAGTGA
- the fusA gene encoding elongation factor G, with product MARKTPINLYRNIGICAHVDAGKTTTTERVLFYTGLSHKIGEVHDGAATTDWMEQEQERGITITSAAVTCFWKGMGAQFEEHRVNIIDTPGHVDFTIEVERSLRVLDGAVIVLCASSGVQPQTETVWRQANKYEVPRMVFVNKMDRAGANFMRVVTQLKDRLGAKAVPIQLPIGAEDDFKGVVDLIKMKSILWNEEDQGMTFEYGDIPADMLAEAEEARTEIVEAAAEANDELMNKYLEGEELTEEEIKAGLRARTLANDLILTLCGSAFKNKGVQAVLDAVIEYMPGPTEVKAIEGVLEDGETVARRESSDDQPFASLAFKIATDPFVGTLTFIRVYSGVLNSGDAVVNSVKGKKERVGRMVQMHANDRQEIKEVRAGDIAALVGIKTVTTGDTLCDPDNVITLERMEFPEPVIHVAVEPKTKTDQEKMGVALGKLAQEDPSFRVRTDEESGQTIIGGMGELHLDIIVDRMKREFKVEANIGAPQVAYREKIRSACEVESKFVRQSGGRGQYGHVVVRFEPAEGDGLEFVNEIVGGVVPKEYIPAVEKGIAEQMKNGILAGYPLLGLKATLIDGSYHDVDSNEMAFKVAASMAVKKLAEKGNPALMEPMMKVEAVTPEDYMGDVMGDLNRRRGLVQGMDDSPSGKIINAEVPLSEMFGYATDLRSMSQGRASYTMEFAQYSEAPNNIAEAIIKKA from the coding sequence GTGGCTCGTAAGACACCGATTAATCTTTACCGCAACATCGGTATTTGTGCGCACGTTGATGCGGGCAAAACCACAACTACAGAGCGTGTGCTGTTCTACACTGGCTTGTCTCACAAGATCGGTGAAGTACACGACGGCGCAGCCACTACCGACTGGATGGAGCAGGAGCAAGAGCGTGGTATTACTATTACCTCAGCTGCTGTTACCTGTTTCTGGAAAGGTATGGGCGCACAGTTTGAAGAACACCGTGTAAACATCATCGATACCCCTGGGCACGTCGACTTCACTATCGAAGTAGAGCGTTCTTTGCGTGTACTCGACGGTGCCGTCATCGTATTGTGCGCCTCTTCTGGCGTACAGCCGCAGACTGAAACGGTATGGCGTCAGGCCAACAAGTATGAAGTTCCGCGCATGGTGTTCGTCAACAAGATGGACCGTGCCGGCGCTAACTTTATGCGTGTTGTTACGCAGTTGAAAGATCGTCTGGGTGCTAAAGCTGTGCCTATTCAGTTGCCCATCGGCGCTGAAGACGACTTCAAAGGCGTTGTCGACTTGATCAAGATGAAGTCCATTCTGTGGAACGAAGAAGATCAGGGTATGACGTTTGAATACGGCGACATCCCTGCTGACATGCTGGCAGAAGCAGAAGAAGCCCGTACTGAAATCGTTGAAGCTGCAGCTGAAGCGAACGACGAGTTAATGAACAAGTACTTGGAAGGCGAAGAGCTGACCGAGGAAGAAATCAAAGCGGGTCTGCGTGCGCGCACCCTGGCGAATGATTTGATTCTGACGCTGTGTGGTTCTGCCTTTAAGAACAAGGGCGTGCAAGCGGTACTGGATGCTGTTATCGAGTACATGCCTGGTCCGACCGAAGTTAAAGCGATTGAAGGTGTGTTGGAAGACGGCGAAACCGTTGCGCGTCGCGAATCAAGCGATGATCAGCCATTCGCGTCACTGGCCTTTAAAATTGCTACCGACCCATTTGTGGGTACGCTGACCTTTATCCGTGTTTACTCGGGTGTCCTGAATTCAGGTGACGCCGTGGTTAACTCAGTGAAAGGTAAGAAAGAGCGTGTTGGTCGTATGGTACAGATGCACGCGAACGACCGTCAGGAAATTAAAGAAGTGCGTGCCGGCGACATCGCAGCACTGGTTGGTATCAAAACGGTCACCACCGGTGACACGCTGTGCGATCCAGACAATGTGATCACCCTGGAGCGTATGGAATTCCCTGAGCCAGTTATACATGTGGCTGTTGAGCCTAAGACCAAGACCGACCAAGAAAAAATGGGCGTTGCTTTGGGTAAGCTGGCACAGGAAGACCCGTCTTTCCGCGTCCGCACTGACGAAGAGTCCGGCCAGACCATCATCGGTGGTATGGGTGAATTGCACCTCGACATCATCGTTGATCGTATGAAGCGTGAGTTTAAGGTTGAGGCCAACATCGGTGCGCCACAGGTTGCTTACCGCGAGAAGATTCGTTCGGCTTGCGAAGTTGAAAGCAAGTTCGTACGTCAGTCTGGTGGTCGCGGTCAGTACGGTCACGTAGTGGTGCGTTTTGAGCCTGCAGAAGGTGATGGCCTGGAATTTGTTAACGAGATCGTTGGTGGTGTTGTACCTAAGGAATACATTCCTGCGGTCGAGAAAGGCATCGCTGAGCAGATGAAAAACGGTATTTTGGCCGGTTATCCTCTGCTGGGTCTGAAAGCCACCTTGATCGACGGTTCTTACCACGACGTTGACTCCAACGAAATGGCGTTTAAAGTCGCCGCTTCTATGGCTGTTAAGAAATTGGCTGAGAAAGGTAATCCAGCGTTGATGGAGCCTATGATGAAAGTTGAGGCGGTAACGCCAGAAGACTACATGGGTGATGTTATGGGTGACCTTAACCGTCGTCGCGGCTTGGTACAGGGTATGGACGACAGTCCTTCCGGTAAGATCATTAATGCTGAAGTGCCGTTGTCCGAAATGTTCGGATATGCAACGGATCTGCGTTCCATGTCTCAGGGTCGTGCATCCTACACCATGGAATTTGCACAGTACTCTGAAGCACCTAACAACATTGCAGAAGCAATCATTAAAAAGGCCTGA
- the rpsG gene encoding 30S ribosomal protein S7, protein MPRRRVVAKRDVLPDPKFHNKTLAKFMNHVMVDGKKSIAERIVYGALDKIQERTNKDPIEVFESALEAVAPMVEVKSRRVGGATYQVPVEVRPERRQALAMRWLVDCARKRGEKSMDLRLAGELADAVEGKGAAAKKREDVHRMAEANKAFSHFRF, encoded by the coding sequence ATGCCAAGAAGACGAGTTGTCGCCAAACGCGACGTATTGCCAGATCCGAAGTTTCACAACAAAACTCTGGCCAAATTCATGAACCACGTTATGGTCGACGGTAAAAAGTCCATCGCCGAGCGTATCGTGTACGGTGCTTTGGACAAAATCCAAGAACGCACCAATAAAGATCCTATCGAAGTATTCGAGTCTGCGCTGGAAGCTGTTGCACCCATGGTTGAGGTTAAATCTCGCCGTGTAGGTGGTGCCACTTATCAGGTGCCAGTAGAAGTGCGCCCTGAGCGTCGTCAAGCCCTCGCTATGCGTTGGTTGGTAGACTGCGCACGTAAGCGTGGTGAGAAGTCGATGGATCTGCGTCTGGCCGGCGAGCTGGCTGACGCGGTAGAAGGTAAGGGTGCAGCTGCGAAGAAACGTGAAGACGTACACCGCATGGCTGAAGCCAACAAAGCCTTCTCACATTTTCGCTTCTAA
- the rpsL gene encoding 30S ribosomal protein S12 → MATINQLVRKPRKRKVIPSDVRALQACPQRRGVCTRVYTTTPKKPNSALRKVCRVRLTNGYEVSSYIGGEGHNLQEHSVVLIRGGRVKDLPGVRYHTVRGALDCAGVAKRLQARSKYGTKRAKK, encoded by the coding sequence ATGGCAACCATTAACCAATTGGTTCGCAAGCCACGTAAGCGCAAAGTGATTCCTAGTGACGTTCGTGCGTTGCAAGCGTGTCCTCAGCGTCGTGGTGTTTGTACGCGGGTATATACCACTACCCCGAAAAAACCAAACTCTGCACTGCGTAAAGTATGCCGTGTACGTTTGACTAACGGCTATGAAGTGTCCTCTTACATCGGTGGTGAAGGCCACAACTTGCAAGAACACTCAGTAGTTTTGATCCGTGGCGGTCGTGTTAAAGACTTGCCTGGTGTGCGTTACCACACTGTACGTGGTGCCCTGGATTGCGCTGGTGTTGCTAAGCGTTTGCAGGCTCGCTCTAAGTACGGTACCAAGCGCGCTAAGAAGTAA